The Candidatus Rubrimentiphilum sp. genome includes a window with the following:
- the selD gene encoding selenide, water dikinase SelD, which yields MTKEDIFRLTHLSSCAGUASKMDAAVLAQVLRELPKIADPNVLVGTATADDAGVYRLTDEIALVQSVDFFTPIVDDPRDYGRIAAANALSDIYAMGARPVSALAIGAFPENMDAKIIGAILAGGAEKAREAGIEIIGGHTIKDDEPKYGLAVTGVAHPDRIWRNDTGKPGDALVLTKPIGTGILTTARRSDAIDDFALRPAIESMLTLNRQAAEIAAAFDVNAATDVTGFGLIGHLSEMTAGGAGAEISAQAVTFFDGVEALAAADVVPGGTRTNLTLALERGVQFAPGISAAMQLALCDAQTSGGLLLAVPPDRSTELVHALRNAGLAGASEIGSLTPEPVILVVA from the coding sequence ATGACGAAAGAGGACATCTTTCGGCTGACGCATCTTTCCAGCTGCGCCGGTTGAGCGTCCAAAATGGACGCAGCCGTCCTCGCGCAGGTCCTGCGCGAGCTGCCTAAGATAGCGGATCCGAACGTGCTGGTAGGCACGGCGACCGCTGACGACGCCGGAGTCTATCGGCTCACGGACGAGATCGCTTTGGTGCAGAGCGTCGATTTCTTTACGCCGATCGTGGACGATCCGCGCGATTACGGCCGCATCGCCGCGGCCAACGCGCTTTCGGACATCTACGCGATGGGGGCCCGGCCGGTAAGCGCATTGGCGATCGGCGCGTTCCCCGAGAACATGGACGCGAAGATCATCGGCGCGATTTTGGCGGGCGGCGCAGAAAAGGCGCGCGAGGCCGGCATCGAGATCATCGGCGGCCATACGATCAAAGACGACGAACCGAAATACGGCCTGGCTGTAACCGGCGTCGCGCATCCCGATCGCATCTGGCGCAACGACACCGGAAAACCGGGCGATGCACTTGTCCTAACCAAACCAATCGGCACCGGCATCCTGACGACCGCGCGGCGCAGCGACGCGATCGATGACTTCGCGCTGCGGCCCGCAATCGAGTCGATGCTCACTTTAAACCGGCAAGCTGCAGAAATCGCGGCCGCATTTGACGTGAACGCGGCGACCGACGTCACCGGTTTCGGTTTGATCGGTCACCTCAGCGAGATGACAGCCGGCGGAGCGGGCGCTGAAATCTCGGCGCAAGCCGTGACGTTTTTCGATGGCGTCGAAGCGCTGGCAGCGGCTGATGTCGTTCCGGGCGGAACGCGGACAAATCTTACGCTGGCGTTGGAGCGCGGCGTGCAGTTCGCGCCGGGTATTTCGGCCGCTATGCAGCTGGCGTTGTGCGACGCGCAAACGTCGGGAGGGCTGTTGCTCGCCGTGCCGCCGGATCGATCCACCGAACTCGTGCACGCGTTAAGGAATGCGGGGCTGGCCGGCGCAAGCGAAATCGGATCGCTTACGCCGGAGCCCGTGATTCTAGTTGTCGCCTAG
- a CDS encoding PDZ domain-containing protein: protein MKTSHPALRVTVVVALSLFFCVSYFPDLLRVVGHPNGDWGFRTNGTIVTVVRPDSPAQRAGIRPGDRIDISAFPEKIRWATLGGLAIAPGDALTFKIWKHGRFEDVALRAIAERNVAAFIVIRELAFLLPLVIGVFLVLLRPSPITWGFFLFSLAAGGAPPNAVLPDRLLPWSVSTAWFRVYILLFNVVPKTGLALFAFALARRPLGAWRTAAISAVAALGIISTVPFYVFNDTIGWPQLTAWCDIAAYAIALLGLFDAYSHVTMRLRQRLHWITAGFIFWVAIDVVDALLWPAYEPYWVHTTIDAAQVIFPLVVAYAIFRERVVDINFVISRTVAYGILTTAIVGVFALIDLFLSRTMEARFSLPVDIVVALVLGFFFHGMRNRIDAGVDRVIFRKRHIAETRLAKAAKAVVHVDDPSAIADYLTRLPVEVLDLTGAALYLRRGNGFALERWAGWKHEPAASLPTSDPLVAFLSSELDCVRVSDVPMREAPPDRHDVPVLAIPLVFRRELAGFALYGVHEDGADLDTDDEQALVPLVNNAAVTYDHIEAQALREEILKLRSLQAVPS, encoded by the coding sequence ATGAAAACGTCGCACCCGGCACTTCGCGTCACCGTCGTAGTCGCGCTCTCGCTGTTTTTTTGCGTATCGTATTTTCCGGATCTTCTTCGGGTCGTCGGGCATCCCAACGGGGACTGGGGTTTTCGAACGAACGGAACCATCGTCACAGTCGTAAGACCGGACTCTCCGGCGCAGCGCGCAGGAATACGGCCTGGCGACCGCATCGATATCAGCGCATTCCCCGAAAAAATCCGTTGGGCAACGCTCGGCGGCTTGGCAATCGCACCCGGCGACGCGTTGACGTTCAAGATCTGGAAACACGGGCGCTTCGAGGATGTAGCCCTGCGGGCCATTGCGGAACGCAACGTAGCGGCGTTCATCGTCATTCGCGAACTCGCGTTTCTTCTGCCCCTGGTCATCGGAGTGTTTCTGGTGCTGCTGCGGCCAAGCCCGATAACATGGGGATTCTTTTTGTTCTCGCTGGCGGCCGGAGGCGCGCCGCCGAACGCCGTGCTGCCTGACAGGCTCCTCCCTTGGTCGGTCTCCACTGCCTGGTTCCGCGTTTACATACTGCTGTTCAACGTAGTTCCGAAGACGGGCCTCGCGCTTTTTGCCTTCGCGCTGGCGCGCCGGCCGCTTGGCGCTTGGCGCACCGCGGCGATTTCAGCCGTTGCAGCGCTCGGAATTATTTCAACCGTTCCATTTTATGTTTTCAACGACACTATCGGTTGGCCTCAGCTCACGGCTTGGTGCGACATAGCCGCATACGCGATTGCGCTCCTTGGCCTATTCGATGCGTACTCGCACGTAACGATGCGCTTACGCCAACGCCTACATTGGATAACCGCGGGGTTTATTTTCTGGGTGGCGATCGATGTCGTCGACGCCTTGCTGTGGCCCGCGTACGAGCCATATTGGGTTCACACGACCATCGATGCAGCGCAAGTGATTTTCCCACTCGTCGTCGCCTATGCCATCTTCCGCGAGCGAGTCGTTGACATCAACTTCGTCATTAGCCGCACGGTCGCGTACGGAATCCTGACGACCGCAATCGTCGGTGTCTTCGCGCTCATCGATCTGTTCTTATCGCGCACCATGGAAGCGCGATTCAGCCTCCCCGTCGATATCGTCGTCGCGCTCGTCTTAGGCTTCTTCTTCCACGGAATGCGCAACCGCATCGATGCCGGGGTCGACCGCGTGATTTTTCGGAAGCGGCACATTGCGGAGACGCGTCTGGCCAAAGCCGCCAAGGCGGTCGTGCATGTCGACGATCCGAGTGCGATTGCCGACTATCTCACTCGACTGCCGGTCGAGGTCTTGGATCTGACCGGTGCGGCACTCTATCTGCGCCGCGGCAACGGCTTCGCGTTGGAACGCTGGGCGGGTTGGAAACACGAGCCCGCCGCGTCGCTTCCCACATCCGATCCGCTGGTTGCTTTTTTGAGTTCGGAGCTTGACTGCGTGCGCGTCAGCGATGTGCCCATGCGCGAGGCTCCGCCCGACCGCCACGATGTGCCCGTACTCGCCATTCCTTTGGTATTCCGCCGGGAACTTGCGGGCTTTGCCCTTTACGGCGTGCATGAAGACGGCGCCGACTTGGATACCGACGACGAGCAAGCGCTCGTGCCGCTGGTCAACAATGCAGCCGTTACCTACGATCATATCGAAGCGCAAGCGCTGCGCGAAGAAATCTTGAAGCTGAGATCGTTACAAGCGGTCCCATCTTAG
- a CDS encoding PfkB family carbohydrate kinase yields MQVMCIGGACVDRGYNVHGSVVFNSSNPAARGDAVFGGVARNVAENLARLGIQTSLLTVAGNDRSGQAMLNELKAAGVDVSLSKTIAGATDEYAAIMERGELVVGAADMRAIETLTTGDLDGRWESIAAAPWLFIECNVAEAVLRACADRRSIARYKLAVNAVSAPKSHRLPERLDAIDLLFINEGEAQSYLDDTGNTQEEELARLLMARGAPAVVLSSAERGIICAQGGSFIRVPAAQARRVSATGAGDALIAGTLRGLIAGQDLPEAVRTGANLAALTLESERSVRPDLSPALLDAR; encoded by the coding sequence ATGCAGGTCATGTGCATCGGCGGAGCATGCGTCGATCGCGGTTACAACGTGCACGGCAGCGTCGTCTTTAACTCTTCGAATCCGGCCGCACGCGGCGACGCCGTCTTCGGCGGAGTTGCGCGCAACGTTGCCGAGAATTTAGCGCGTTTGGGAATTCAGACGTCCCTGCTTACTGTCGCCGGAAACGATCGCTCCGGTCAGGCGATGCTGAACGAATTGAAAGCGGCCGGCGTTGACGTCAGCCTTTCAAAAACGATCGCGGGCGCAACAGACGAGTATGCCGCCATCATGGAGCGCGGCGAGCTGGTCGTCGGCGCAGCCGACATGCGCGCAATCGAAACCTTGACGACGGGCGATCTGGACGGCCGGTGGGAGTCGATCGCGGCAGCGCCCTGGCTGTTCATCGAGTGCAACGTTGCCGAGGCCGTCCTGCGCGCCTGCGCCGATCGCCGTTCGATCGCGCGTTACAAGCTCGCGGTCAATGCCGTCAGCGCGCCCAAAAGCCACAGACTGCCTGAGCGATTGGACGCCATCGATCTGCTCTTTATAAATGAAGGCGAGGCGCAGTCGTATCTGGACGACACGGGCAACACGCAGGAAGAAGAACTGGCCCGCCTCCTGATGGCTCGCGGCGCGCCGGCGGTCGTGCTCTCATCCGCGGAGCGCGGCATCATCTGCGCTCAGGGCGGCTCCTTCATAAGGGTTCCCGCCGCGCAAGCGCGCCGCGTGAGCGCTACCGGAGCGGGCGACGCGTTGATCGCCGGCACCCTGCGCGGACTTATCGCCGGTCAAGATTTACCCGAGGCGGTGCGAACCGGCGCGAACTTGGCCGCGCTCACGCTGGAGTCGGAGCGCAGCGTGCGGCCCGACCTCTCGCCTGCGCTCCTGGACGCGCGATGA
- a CDS encoding WGxxGxxG family protein: protein MRISIGKYVAGAVLAVGLAMTPGAALAQYAQATTGAAPLASPATTTTTGTTSSATTAYTANPQTGLWGLLGLVGLVGLFGMRRDTTIS from the coding sequence ATGAGAATATCGATCGGCAAGTACGTCGCAGGCGCTGTTTTGGCAGTAGGTCTGGCAATGACGCCGGGCGCCGCTCTTGCTCAATACGCGCAAGCGACGACTGGTGCCGCCCCGTTAGCGAGCCCGGCGACAACGACAACGACCGGAACGACGTCCAGCGCCACGACGGCCTATACTGCGAATCCGCAAACCGGATTATGGGGATTGCTCGGATTGGTCGGATTGGTCGGCCTGTTCGGCATGCGCCGCGACACGACCATCAGCTAA